Proteins encoded together in one Novipirellula caenicola window:
- a CDS encoding nucleotide pyrophosphohydrolase, whose amino-acid sequence MSDETTTVNELRILVEKFVAERDWHPFHNPKNLSMSLAIEAAELMEHFQWLTLEEGAKVKLDEKRKHEAGEELADCLAYVIAIANAMEIDLSETLRAKMVRNAVKYPAP is encoded by the coding sequence ATGAGCGATGAAACAACCACCGTCAACGAACTGCGAATCCTGGTCGAGAAATTTGTTGCCGAGCGAGATTGGCATCCATTCCACAATCCAAAAAACTTGTCGATGTCGCTGGCAATCGAAGCGGCCGAATTGATGGAGCATTTCCAGTGGCTGACGCTCGAAGAGGGAGCCAAGGTCAAGCTGGATGAAAAACGCAAACACGAGGCAGGCGAAGAACTCGCCGATTGCTTGGCTTACGTGATCGCGATCGCCAACGCGATGGAAATCGATTTGAGCGAGACGCTGCGAGCCAAAATGGTCCGCAACGCAGTGAAGTATCCGGCGCCGTAA